The Leptodactylus fuscus isolate aLepFus1 chromosome 3, aLepFus1.hap2, whole genome shotgun sequence genome has a segment encoding these proteins:
- the LOC142198403 gene encoding uncharacterized protein LOC142198403 — protein MSEGNVMLSVSDKGEDEDMMERSSGENLITPNVHPGHHSTDPSYNPPNHEEPSDQSQIVTTSTRKKGGEMYQCGECGKEFTYRSNLYVHRRIHTGEKPYSCSECGKSFKKKEHLAVHQRFHTGEKPYSCSECGKCFSNKSYLVVHERIHTGEKPFSCSECGKCFRYKSHLVVHERIHTGEKPFSCSECGKCFRDKSHLVVHEKIHTGEKPYPCSECGKCFIDKAHLKIHQKSHTGVKPYSCAECGKCFTVKGSLYIHERTHTGKKEYSCSECGKCFTQKGNLKKHERSHTGEKPYSCLECGKCFRDEAYLKTHQKTHTGEKPYSCAECGKCFIDRSKHDQHLRIHTGEKPYSCPECGKCFTFKSNLTSHQRSHKGKKPYECSECGKCFTEKASVIKHKRRIHIGEKAYSCSECGKCFVNKSDLVIHERTHTGEKPYPCSECGKCFIDKASLKTHQKTHTGVKAYSCSECGKCFAYKSCLVVHERSHTGENPYSCAECGKCFTDLGHLVTHKRTHTGEKPYSCAECGKCFTQKGSLVMHERTHTGEKPYSCAECGKCFTQKGNLEKHERIHTGEKPYSCSECGKCFTLKSSLYTHERTHTGEKPHSCSECGKCFSSRSNLDKHLRIHTGEKPYSCAECGKCFIKKTHLVTHERIHTGEKPYSCAECGKCFTLKSNLKNHQRIHTREKLYSCAECGKCFIKKTYLVTHERIHTGEKLYSCAKCGKCFTLKSNLKRHHRSHCNDPVSA, from the exons ATGTCTGAGGGAAACGTCATGTTATCAGTAAGTgataaaggagaagatgaagatatgatggagcgctcctcaggagaaaacctcattacccctaatgtacatccaggacatcacagtacagatccatcatataatccccccaatCATGAGGAACCTTCAGACCAATCACAGATTGTGACCACAAGTACCAGGAAGAAAGGGGGGGAAATGTATCAGTGTGGGGAGTGTGGAAAAGAGTTTACATACAGATCAAATCTTTATGTACacagaagaattcacacaggagagaagccatattcatgttcagaatgtgggaaatcttttaaAAAGAAAGAACATCTTGCTGTCCACCAGAgatttcacacaggagagaagccatattcatgttcagaatgtgggaaatgctttagcaATAAGTCATATCTTGTtgtacatgagagaattcacacaggagagaagccgttttcatgttcagaatgtgggaaatgctttagatATAAGTCACATCTTGTtgtacatgagagaattcacacaggagagaagccgttttcatgttcagaatgtgggaaatgctttagagATAAGTCACATCTTGTTGTACatgagaaaattcacacaggagagaagccttatccatgttcagaatgtgggaaatgttttatagataaagcTCATCTAAAAATTCATCAGAAATCTCACACGGGagtgaagccatattcatgtgcagaatgtgggaaatgttttactgtgAAGGGGAGTCTTTATATACATGAAAGAACTCATACAGGAAAGAAggaatattcatgttcagaatgtgggaaatgttttactcagaagggAAATCTTAAAaaacatgagagaagtcacacaggagagaagccatattcatgtttagaatgtgggaaatgttttagagaTGAAGCTTATCTAAAAACTCATCAGAAAactcacactggagagaagccatattcatgtgcagaatgtgggaaatgttttatagatagatcaaAACATGATCAGCATTTGCgaattcacactggagagaagccttattcatgtccagaatgtgggaaatgctttacctTTAAGTCAAATCTTACCTCTCATCAAAGAAGTCACAAAGGAAAGAAGCCATAtgaatgttcagaatgtgggaaatgttttactgagAAAGCAAGTGTTATTAAACataaaagaagaattcacataggAGAGAAGGCATActcttgttcagaatgtgggaaatgttttgtaaataaatcagatcttgttatacatgagagaactcacactggagagaagccatatccatgttcagaatgtgggaaatgttttatagataaagcAAGTCTAAAAACTCATCAGAAAACTCACACTGGAGTGAAggcatattcatgttcagaatgtggcaaatgttttgctTACAAATCATGTCTTGTTGTACAtgaaagaagtcacacaggagagaatccttattcatgtgcagaatgtgggaaatgttttacagattTAGGTCATCTTGTTACACacaagagaactcacacaggagagaagccatattcatgtgcagaatgtgggaaatgttttactcagaaaggaagtcttgttatgcatgaaagaactcacacaggagagaagccttattcatgtgcagaatgtgggaaatgttttactcagaagggAAATCTTGaaaaacatgagagaattcacacaggagagaagccttattcatgctcagaatgtgggaaatgttttactctgaAATCAAGTCTTTATactcatgagagaactcacacaggagagaagccacattcatgctcagaatgtgggaagtgtttttcAAGTAGATCAAATCTTGATAAGCAtttgagaattcacacaggagaaaaaccgtattcatgtgcagaatgtggaaaatgttttattaaaaaaacacatcttgttacacatgaaagaatccacacaggagagaagccatattcatgtgcagaatgtgggaaatgttttactctgaAATCAAATCTTAAaaatcatcagagaattcacacaagagagaagctatattcatgtgcagaatgtggaaaatgttttattaaaaaaacatatcTTGTTACACATGAAagaatccacacaggagagaagctatattcatgtgcaaaatgtgggaaatgttttactctgaAGTCAAATCTTAAAAGACATCACAGAAGTCACTGtaatgacccggtctcagcctg A